One Ostrea edulis chromosome 2, xbOstEdul1.1, whole genome shotgun sequence genomic region harbors:
- the LOC125678476 gene encoding uncharacterized protein LOC125678476 isoform X2 yields the protein MHNVTTRQYENIDEDGDETEVNLCDLSVHRGRKQLFRRKTKGFGHSKLRSTPREGDIQSSGQGWSRPREGDIQSSGQDWSRPREGDIQSSGQGWSRPREGDIQSSGQDWSRPREGDIQSSGQGWSRPREGDIQSSGQGWSRPTEGDIQSSGHGFSGPREANMGSRGHGWNAPRQYDIESRGHGSRPREGNMESKDDNWTRPREGNMASRGWNAGRHGDIESRGQKIVNHHCLQHNQQREVFQQQPTDLQAPDHYGSSKLKDPWDSHLYLESHSSNGEPYGMGSRFNTGEDRREVDPFPDDISRIQCLNETYKDVLSLFGPDVEEEISDAETLMTTSESEDSSDEDNEGVSESLSSSEESEDEWMYKSKEGKKNSHGRIQESPRMESYFASSEDSSGYHSSDIPSFVNDRNRIHKQYRCQEPMVNFRQVKSYLMSGDSELVRVKRLDYRYQIQDLHQTDGKRNTVQSKSKNRLVAEQDSIQRRANGYIEDKDKPRRGVNTQKCPGTLTGDVTSVKTRQLSRSKSLNIDEYETFRDLPRITNAFSEYPNIQELKEGNPQLYKQPMSSFEKVTKWIMPPEYVNDTETNRSSFDGFRGRNGTRQTFTCLPSHRTPSSRHPPSHSTPGTPSSRHPPSHTTPGTPSSRHPPSHTTPVAKTTTDVLARSPRHSTVFSSPKAQSYPSSPQTVRGNVSNSPSSSLARLHLLSPRSSPRALGVCHKKSDFENDSFCQSVPPMFKVPDAFPYQKSPSTRDRVWRSCNVEENQRGGKGHLRSSSFDSLSSDRICSSSRSVNEHATYTRKKEDMQRIESENVVSAHSFARCQGDGVDGGVLNVNRQDWRSNSRSRCCHENPQPGSLQSVKRWRPKFIGSLFPVDRQNLNESTYFQKSCTDEKDSDEEEILLI from the exons TATGAGAACATTGATGAAGATGGAGACGAAACAGAAGTAAACTTGTGTGATCTTTCGGTGCACAGAGGTCGAA AACAACTTTTTCGAAGAAAAACGAAGGGATTTGGACACAGCAAGCTGAGGAGTACTCCAAGGGAGGGCGACATACAATCAAGTGGACAAGGCTGGAGTAGACCAAGGGAGGGCGACATACAATCAAGTGGACAAGACTGGAGTAGACCAAGGGAGGGCGACATACAATCAAGTGGACAAGGCTGGAGTAGACCAAGGGAGGGCGACATACAATCAAGTGGACAAGACTGGAGTAGACCAAGGGAGGGCGACATACAATCAAGTGGACAAGGCTGGAGTAGACCAAGGGAGGGCGACATACAATCAAGTGGACAAGGCTGGAGTAGACCAACGGAGGGCGACATACAATCAAGTGGTCATGGCTTTAGTGGACCAAGGGAGGCCAACATGGGATCAAGAGGCCATGGTTGGAATGCACCAAGGCAATACGACATAGAATCAAGAGGCCATGGCAGTAGACCCAGAGAGggaaacatggaatcaaaagatGATAATTGGACTAGACCAAGGGAGGGCAACATGGCATCAAGAGGCTGGAATGCAGGAAGGCATGGTGACATAGAATCAAGAG GTCAGAAAATTGTAAACCACCACTGCCTCCAACACAATCAACAAAGAGAAGTGTTTCAGCAACAG CCAACAGATCTTCAGGCACCAGACCACTATGGTTCATCTAAGCTGAAGGACCCCTGGGATTCCCACCTGTACCTTGAATCTCATTCATCAAATGGTGAACCCTATGGTATGGGATCCAGGTTTAATACTGGGGAGGATCGTAGAGAGGTGGATCCTTTTCCTGATGACATTTCAAGAATACAGTGTCTCAATG AGACTTACAAGGATGTTCTCTCACTGTTTGGGCCTGATGTGGAGGAGGAGATCAGTGATGCAGAAACTCTTATGACGACTTCGGAGAGCGAGGACAGTTCAGACGAGGACAATGAGGGCGTGTCTGAATCTCTGAGTTCCTCAGAGGAATCTGAGGATGAATGG ATGTACAAGTCCAAAGAGGGAAAGAAGAATTCTCACGGCCGCATTCAGGAAAGCCCCAGAATGGAATCTTATTTTGCTTCTTCAGAAGACAGCTCTGGTTATCACAGCTCAGATATTCCCTCTTTTGTGAATGATAGAAACCGAATCCACAAACAGTATCGCTGTCAGGAACCCATGGTAAATTTCCGACAAGTCAAGTCCTACTTAATGTCTGGGGATTCAGAGCTAGTTAGAGTCAAACGTCTGGACTACAGATATCAGATCCAGGATCTGCACCAAACTGATGGGAAAAGGAACACTGTGCAGTCCAAAAGTAAGAACAGACTTGTAGCTGAGCAAGACTCGATCCAGAGAAGAGCAAATGGATACATCGAGGACAAAGACAAGCCACGGCGTGGTGTAAATACACAGAAATGTCCCGGAACATTAACAGGAGACGTCACTTCTGTAAAAACACGACAGTTAAGCAGAAGTAAATCACTGAACATTGACGAATATGAAACATTCAGAGATTTGCCTCGAATCACCAATGCATTCTCAGAATATCCCAACATTCAAGAACTCAAAGAAGGAAATCCACAGTTATACAAACAGCCAATGTCCTCATTTGAGAAAGTTACCAAATGGATCATGCCTCCAGAATATGTGAATGATACAGAAACCAACAGATCTTCATTTGATGGATTTAGAGGACGAAATGGAACTCGACAGACATTTACCTGCCTACCGTCTCATAGGACACCCTCATCCAGACATCCACCTTCACACAGTACACCTGGGACACCCTCATCCAGACATCCACCTTCACACACCACACCTGGAACACCCTCATCCAGACATCCACCTTCACACACCACACCTGTGGCTAAAACAACCACTGATGTATTAGCAAGGTCACCCAGACATTCTACTGTCTTTTCGTCTCCAAAAGCTCAAAGCTACCCATCATCTCCACAGACTGTGAGAGGGAATGTCAGTAATTCACCATCGTCTTCGCTGGCCAGACTTCATTTGTTGTCACCAAGATCATCCCCAAGAGCCCTTGGTGTGTGTCACAAAAAGTcggattttgaaaatgattcaTTTTGTCAAAGTGTCCCACCGATGTTCAAGGTTCCGGATGCTTTTCCGTATCAGAAATCACCGTCAACGAGAGACAGAGTGTGGAGGAGTTGTAATGTTGAAGAAAACCAGAGAGGGGGGAAAGGACATCTCAGATCCAGTTCTTTTGACAGCTTGTCAAGTGATAGAATATGCTCCTCCTCAAGGTCCGTGAATGAGCATGCAACATACAccagaaaaaaagaagacatgCAAAGAATAGAATCAGAGAATGTGGTGAGCGCACATTCCTTCGCGAGGTGTCAGGGAGATGGAGTGGATGGCGGCGTGCTCAACGTGAATAGACAGGATTGGAGATCCAACAGTCGTAGTCGATGCTGTCACGAGAATCCGCAACCCGGGTCGCTTCAGTCCGTCAAGAGATGGAGACCTAAATTTATCGGGAGCTTGTTTCCAGTAGACAGACAGAATCTGAACGAaagtacatattttcaaaagtcATGTACGGATGAAAAAGACAGTGATGAAGAAGAAATTCTCCTGATATAA
- the LOC125678476 gene encoding uncharacterized protein LOC125678476 isoform X1 has translation MYDSSLRSGSEVCFNGGKMAGALKDFMISSDSSTNSRLRRFESNLQHIFDKYENIDEDGDETEVNLCDLSVHRGRKQLFRRKTKGFGHSKLRSTPREGDIQSSGQGWSRPREGDIQSSGQDWSRPREGDIQSSGQGWSRPREGDIQSSGQDWSRPREGDIQSSGQGWSRPREGDIQSSGQGWSRPTEGDIQSSGHGFSGPREANMGSRGHGWNAPRQYDIESRGHGSRPREGNMESKDDNWTRPREGNMASRGWNAGRHGDIESRGQKIVNHHCLQHNQQREVFQQQPTDLQAPDHYGSSKLKDPWDSHLYLESHSSNGEPYGMGSRFNTGEDRREVDPFPDDISRIQCLNETYKDVLSLFGPDVEEEISDAETLMTTSESEDSSDEDNEGVSESLSSSEESEDEWMYKSKEGKKNSHGRIQESPRMESYFASSEDSSGYHSSDIPSFVNDRNRIHKQYRCQEPMVNFRQVKSYLMSGDSELVRVKRLDYRYQIQDLHQTDGKRNTVQSKSKNRLVAEQDSIQRRANGYIEDKDKPRRGVNTQKCPGTLTGDVTSVKTRQLSRSKSLNIDEYETFRDLPRITNAFSEYPNIQELKEGNPQLYKQPMSSFEKVTKWIMPPEYVNDTETNRSSFDGFRGRNGTRQTFTCLPSHRTPSSRHPPSHSTPGTPSSRHPPSHTTPGTPSSRHPPSHTTPVAKTTTDVLARSPRHSTVFSSPKAQSYPSSPQTVRGNVSNSPSSSLARLHLLSPRSSPRALGVCHKKSDFENDSFCQSVPPMFKVPDAFPYQKSPSTRDRVWRSCNVEENQRGGKGHLRSSSFDSLSSDRICSSSRSVNEHATYTRKKEDMQRIESENVVSAHSFARCQGDGVDGGVLNVNRQDWRSNSRSRCCHENPQPGSLQSVKRWRPKFIGSLFPVDRQNLNESTYFQKSCTDEKDSDEEEILLI, from the exons TATGAGAACATTGATGAAGATGGAGACGAAACAGAAGTAAACTTGTGTGATCTTTCGGTGCACAGAGGTCGAA AACAACTTTTTCGAAGAAAAACGAAGGGATTTGGACACAGCAAGCTGAGGAGTACTCCAAGGGAGGGCGACATACAATCAAGTGGACAAGGCTGGAGTAGACCAAGGGAGGGCGACATACAATCAAGTGGACAAGACTGGAGTAGACCAAGGGAGGGCGACATACAATCAAGTGGACAAGGCTGGAGTAGACCAAGGGAGGGCGACATACAATCAAGTGGACAAGACTGGAGTAGACCAAGGGAGGGCGACATACAATCAAGTGGACAAGGCTGGAGTAGACCAAGGGAGGGCGACATACAATCAAGTGGACAAGGCTGGAGTAGACCAACGGAGGGCGACATACAATCAAGTGGTCATGGCTTTAGTGGACCAAGGGAGGCCAACATGGGATCAAGAGGCCATGGTTGGAATGCACCAAGGCAATACGACATAGAATCAAGAGGCCATGGCAGTAGACCCAGAGAGggaaacatggaatcaaaagatGATAATTGGACTAGACCAAGGGAGGGCAACATGGCATCAAGAGGCTGGAATGCAGGAAGGCATGGTGACATAGAATCAAGAG GTCAGAAAATTGTAAACCACCACTGCCTCCAACACAATCAACAAAGAGAAGTGTTTCAGCAACAG CCAACAGATCTTCAGGCACCAGACCACTATGGTTCATCTAAGCTGAAGGACCCCTGGGATTCCCACCTGTACCTTGAATCTCATTCATCAAATGGTGAACCCTATGGTATGGGATCCAGGTTTAATACTGGGGAGGATCGTAGAGAGGTGGATCCTTTTCCTGATGACATTTCAAGAATACAGTGTCTCAATG AGACTTACAAGGATGTTCTCTCACTGTTTGGGCCTGATGTGGAGGAGGAGATCAGTGATGCAGAAACTCTTATGACGACTTCGGAGAGCGAGGACAGTTCAGACGAGGACAATGAGGGCGTGTCTGAATCTCTGAGTTCCTCAGAGGAATCTGAGGATGAATGG ATGTACAAGTCCAAAGAGGGAAAGAAGAATTCTCACGGCCGCATTCAGGAAAGCCCCAGAATGGAATCTTATTTTGCTTCTTCAGAAGACAGCTCTGGTTATCACAGCTCAGATATTCCCTCTTTTGTGAATGATAGAAACCGAATCCACAAACAGTATCGCTGTCAGGAACCCATGGTAAATTTCCGACAAGTCAAGTCCTACTTAATGTCTGGGGATTCAGAGCTAGTTAGAGTCAAACGTCTGGACTACAGATATCAGATCCAGGATCTGCACCAAACTGATGGGAAAAGGAACACTGTGCAGTCCAAAAGTAAGAACAGACTTGTAGCTGAGCAAGACTCGATCCAGAGAAGAGCAAATGGATACATCGAGGACAAAGACAAGCCACGGCGTGGTGTAAATACACAGAAATGTCCCGGAACATTAACAGGAGACGTCACTTCTGTAAAAACACGACAGTTAAGCAGAAGTAAATCACTGAACATTGACGAATATGAAACATTCAGAGATTTGCCTCGAATCACCAATGCATTCTCAGAATATCCCAACATTCAAGAACTCAAAGAAGGAAATCCACAGTTATACAAACAGCCAATGTCCTCATTTGAGAAAGTTACCAAATGGATCATGCCTCCAGAATATGTGAATGATACAGAAACCAACAGATCTTCATTTGATGGATTTAGAGGACGAAATGGAACTCGACAGACATTTACCTGCCTACCGTCTCATAGGACACCCTCATCCAGACATCCACCTTCACACAGTACACCTGGGACACCCTCATCCAGACATCCACCTTCACACACCACACCTGGAACACCCTCATCCAGACATCCACCTTCACACACCACACCTGTGGCTAAAACAACCACTGATGTATTAGCAAGGTCACCCAGACATTCTACTGTCTTTTCGTCTCCAAAAGCTCAAAGCTACCCATCATCTCCACAGACTGTGAGAGGGAATGTCAGTAATTCACCATCGTCTTCGCTGGCCAGACTTCATTTGTTGTCACCAAGATCATCCCCAAGAGCCCTTGGTGTGTGTCACAAAAAGTcggattttgaaaatgattcaTTTTGTCAAAGTGTCCCACCGATGTTCAAGGTTCCGGATGCTTTTCCGTATCAGAAATCACCGTCAACGAGAGACAGAGTGTGGAGGAGTTGTAATGTTGAAGAAAACCAGAGAGGGGGGAAAGGACATCTCAGATCCAGTTCTTTTGACAGCTTGTCAAGTGATAGAATATGCTCCTCCTCAAGGTCCGTGAATGAGCATGCAACATACAccagaaaaaaagaagacatgCAAAGAATAGAATCAGAGAATGTGGTGAGCGCACATTCCTTCGCGAGGTGTCAGGGAGATGGAGTGGATGGCGGCGTGCTCAACGTGAATAGACAGGATTGGAGATCCAACAGTCGTAGTCGATGCTGTCACGAGAATCCGCAACCCGGGTCGCTTCAGTCCGTCAAGAGATGGAGACCTAAATTTATCGGGAGCTTGTTTCCAGTAGACAGACAGAATCTGAACGAaagtacatattttcaaaagtcATGTACGGATGAAAAAGACAGTGATGAAGAAGAAATTCTCCTGATATAA
- the LOC125682005 gene encoding uncharacterized protein LOC125682005 isoform X2 translates to MNNMGCAASNTDPSVPQPTANSYPRSQNTETRWIQPNQTMTLPPSGHNIRNSRNEDAVIAAAALMHYGGHHHGLGPRMYNPVAGDYGLL, encoded by the exons atgaACAACATGGGCTGTGCAGCTTCAAATACAG ATCCTTCCGTACCTCAACCAACAGCCAACTCATATCCCCGCAGTCAAAACACAGAAACGCGATGGATTCAACCAA ATCAAACTATGACATTACCGCCGTCTGGTCACAACATCCGAAACAGCAGAAATGAAGATGCCGTTATTGCAG CTGCAGCTCTGATGCACTATGGCGGACATCATCATGGACTAGGTCCTAGGATGTACAATCCAGTGGCAGGGGACTATGGACTATTGTGA
- the LOC125682005 gene encoding uncharacterized protein LOC125682005 isoform X1, with the protein MWPIGLLFLYCITMSHWVGHYILWTYFLGFFNPFTDPSVPQPTANSYPRSQNTETRWIQPNQTMTLPPSGHNIRNSRNEDAVIAAAALMHYGGHHHGLGPRMYNPVAGDYGLL; encoded by the exons atgtggcccataggcctcttgtttttatattgcATCACAATGTCACATTGGGTGGGGCATTATATCCTATGGACATATttcttgggtttttttaatcCATTCACAGATCCTTCCGTACCTCAACCAACAGCCAACTCATATCCCCGCAGTCAAAACACAGAAACGCGATGGATTCAACCAA ATCAAACTATGACATTACCGCCGTCTGGTCACAACATCCGAAACAGCAGAAATGAAGATGCCGTTATTGCAG CTGCAGCTCTGATGCACTATGGCGGACATCATCATGGACTAGGTCCTAGGATGTACAATCCAGTGGCAGGGGACTATGGACTATTGTGA